The genomic DNA ACGAGGGGATGGACTTCGCGCCATTTCCCTTTTGCCACTTTCAAAAGTGGGTACGAGATGAATCCGAGTGCGATCCCTGTAGCGATGCTCGACGTAAGAGGCATGCTGAGGATGATGAGGAATGCAGGGAAAGCTTCATCAAGTTCGTCCCATTTGATCTGGGAAATGCTTCCGATCATCAAGCTTCCTACAATGATCAAAGCTGGAGCCGTGATGGCAGATAATCCAGATACGGCACTCACAAGTGGACCGAAGAATGCTGAAACGATAAACAGTACAGCCACGGTAAGGGAGGTCAATCCTGTGCGTCCTCCCGCTGAAACCCCAGCAGATGATTCCACGAAGGCACTGGTCGGGCTAGTACCGAACATGGCTCCGACAGTCGTCCCAAGTGAATCAGCAAGGAGTGCTTCTCGGGCACGCGGCATTTCATTGTTTTTCAGGAGTCCTGCCTGTTGGGCAACACCGACCATCGTACCGGTTGTATCAAAAATGGTCACAAGCAAGAAGGAGAATACGACAGCGTACAAGCTGTGCTGAATCACATCGGTGAACGCGGTGATCGGGTTCGAGATGATCAGCCCTTCAGGCAGATGCGGCATGGCGACGAAGCCTTCCTTGAACGACAGGTCACCAGTGAAGAATGCAACGATGGCGGTGATGATCATCCCGATGAACAGGGCTCCGTGTACGTTCAGGACCATGAGGACAAGGGTGACGGCCAGTCCGATCAAAGCAAGGATGGCAGATGAAGAATGAAGATCCCCGAGTTTCACGAGATTGGATGGATCAGCTTGAACCAGTCCGGATAAACGAAGACCGATAAAAGCGATGAAGAGACCGATACCGGCTGTGATTCCGTGTTTGAGATTTTGCGGTATGGCTTCAATCAATTTCTTACGGAACGGTGTGAGCGAAAGGATGATGAAGATGATACCGGCTACGAATACTGCTGCAAAGGCAACCGAGTACGAAATATCTTCATGACCTCCGACAACGGAATATGTAAAGTAGGCATTCAATCCCATACCTGGTGCGATGGCAATCGGGTAGTTGGCGAACAGTGCCATCCAGAGCGTACCGACAGCTGCCGAAATGATGGTGGCCATGAATACCTGGTCGAACGGCACCCCTGCATCGGATAGGATGATCGGATTGACGACGACGATGTAAGCCATTGTGAGGAACGTGGTCAGTCCGGCAAGGATTTCTGTCTTGGTTGACGTGCCGTTTTCCTTTAATTTAAACATTAGTGTAATACCTCCAATAAAAACGAACGATTAAAAAGCACAACTACTATAATATTCGGTAATACATCGTTTTTCAATAGGTATCGACAAATTTTTAATATTTTTCGTGTTGGTTCTTTAAGAACTGATAATGAAAGTTATGCACTGGACGTTCCGTTCCGCTACGGGTGCCCGCTTTCCGGCGTGGAGGGAGTTGAGCCGCTTTGGCTGCGCCTGCAGGGTCTCAATCTTCCCTCTATTCCCGCGGGAGTCGGCCACCCTCCGCTGCACTGCACTATTGGTGATAGGGAGAACGTCGTTTATATACATTTTTCCTTATTGTTTGTGTGAGTGAGTGCTAGTCATTTCAGCATTTCATTTTGTTTTGTGATCGGATTTGCACATGGACGTTCCGTTCCGCTGCGGGTGGGCGCTTTCCGGCGGGGAGGGAGTTGAGCCGCTTCGGCTGCGCCTGCAGGGTCTCAACCTTCCCTCTATTCCCGCGGGAGTCGGCCACCCTTCGCTGCACTGCACTTTTGGTGATGGGGAGAACGTCATTTATATACATTTCTCCTTATTGTCTGTGAGAGTGAGAGCTAGTCATCACATCATTTGATTTTGGATCTGTACATGGACGTTCCGTTCCGCTGCGGGTGGCCGCTTTCCGGCGGGGAGGGAGTTGAGCCGCTTCGGCTGCGCCTGCAGGGTCTCAACCTTCCCTCTATTCCCGCGGGAGTCGGCCACCCTCCGCTGCACTGCACTATTGGTGATAGGGAGAACGTCGTTTATATACATTTTTCCTTATTGTTTGTGTGAGTGAGTGCTAGTCATTACAGCATTTCATTTTGTTTTGTGATCGGATTTGCACATGGACGTTCCGTTCCGCTACGGGTGGGCGCTTTCCGGCGGGGAGGGAGTTGAGCCGCTTCGGCTGTGCCTGCAGGGTCTCAACCTTCCCTCTATTCCCTCTGGAGTCGGCTACCCTCCGTTGCACTGCACTATTGGTGATGGGGAGAACGTCATTTATATAAATTTCTCCTTATTGTTTGTGAAAGAGTGCTATTCATTCAGCATTTCATTTTGTTTTGTGGTTGGATCTGTACATGGACGTTCCGTTCCGCTGCGGGTGGCCGCTTTCCGGCGGGGAGGGAGTTGAGCCGCTTCGGCTGCACCTGCAGGGTCTCAACCTTCCCTCTATTTCCGCGGGAGTCGGCCACCCTTCGCTGCACTGCACTTTTGGTGATAGGGAGAACGTCATTTGTATAGATTTCTCCTTATTGTTTGTGGAAGTGAGTGCTAGTCATTTTGCACTTGGATTTGGGCGTTCCGTACGGTTCTGTTTGTCCAGCGCATTCGAGTTATCACCGCTCTGTTGATTGGGCCTTATTGGATGGAACGTTAATAGTATCTCCAAGTGTTGGGTATCCATGTAAGTGCTTCATTGATTGGTGAAGAGGGTTTGGGTTTCGACTTCTGAGAAGATGAAATGGGTGACGGTGTGGGCGAAGGGGTTGATGTGGTCTATGAAGGCTTCTGCTTCAGCGAATGTTGCAAAGTGGAGCTTAAGCATGAAGCAGGCTTGCCCAGCGATCCGATAGCAGAAGTCCACGTTTGGAAGCTCGGCGATTTTTTGCTTGAACCCTTTGTAGTCTCCATTTTTCACGGTAGCTTCGATGATGCATTGAATGTCGTTGCCGAGTTTTCCATGGTTGATCTTCGTTGTATAGGACTCGATGACACCGTGGGATTCCATCTGCTTCACCCTTTCGGAGACCGATGGAGAAGAGAGGTTGATTCGCCTACCGAGCTCACTCATGGAAAGCCTGCTGTCCTGCATTAATTCGTTTAAAATTTTTCTGTCGATATCATCGATTTTCATATGGAATGATCTCCTTGTGATTTGGGTTAAATTCTTAAATTTAAATTGCTAATTGCTTTTAGAGTGAAATGTAAAATTGAGAATGAGATTGATATGATTATTCTATAAGGAGGAGATGGAAATGACAAGGATTGCTTCAGCTGCAATTGGCGCAACACCGTTCATGCGTTTGCTTGGACATCACGAAGAAGTAATGGAACGATGGGGGCAACTCTCAGAAACATTGGAGAAGGACGGTCACTTGACGAAAGAACTAAAAGAACAAGTGAGAAGGGTATTGGCATTCCAAAATGGATGCTTATACTGTCAAGCAAAGGGAAGGCCGGATCCTGACGTGTTTGATGAAAAAATATCAGTGGCCGTCGGTTTTGCGGAAGTTTTCGGAGTACAGGGTAGCAACGTTCAGGATGCTCTGTTCAAGGTGCTGAAGGAATCGTTCAGTGATGAGGAAATCTCAGAGCTTATTGCCTTCATCAGTTTCACCTCCGCTTCCCAGACATTTGGAGCCCTTATGGACCTTCGTCCGCAGAAAAATTAAATTGCA from Rossellomorea marisflavi includes the following:
- a CDS encoding Lrp/AsnC family transcriptional regulator; the protein is MKIDDIDRKILNELMQDSRLSMSELGRRINLSSPSVSERVKQMESHGVIESYTTKINHGKLGNDIQCIIEATVKNGDYKGFKQKIAELPNVDFCYRIAGQACFMLKLHFATFAEAEAFIDHINPFAHTVTHFIFSEVETQTLFTNQ
- a CDS encoding carboxymuconolactone decarboxylase family protein; amino-acid sequence: MTRIASAAIGATPFMRLLGHHEEVMERWGQLSETLEKDGHLTKELKEQVRRVLAFQNGCLYCQAKGRPDPDVFDEKISVAVGFAEVFGVQGSNVQDALFKVLKESFSDEEISELIAFISFTSASQTFGALMDLRPQKN
- a CDS encoding NCS2 family permease produces the protein MFKLKENGTSTKTEILAGLTTFLTMAYIVVVNPIILSDAGVPFDQVFMATIISAAVGTLWMALFANYPIAIAPGMGLNAYFTYSVVGGHEDISYSVAFAAVFVAGIIFIILSLTPFRKKLIEAIPQNLKHGITAGIGLFIAFIGLRLSGLVQADPSNLVKLGDLHSSSAILALIGLAVTLVLMVLNVHGALFIGMIITAIVAFFTGDLSFKEGFVAMPHLPEGLIISNPITAFTDVIQHSLYAVVFSFLLVTIFDTTGTMVGVAQQAGLLKNNEMPRAREALLADSLGTTVGAMFGTSPTSAFVESSAGVSAGGRTGLTSLTVAVLFIVSAFFGPLVSAVSGLSAITAPALIIVGSLMIGSISQIKWDELDEAFPAFLIILSMPLTSSIATGIALGFISYPLLKVAKGKWREVHPLVYIFAVLFFYQLAFIPH